In a single window of the Pongo abelii isolate AG06213 chromosome 1, NHGRI_mPonAbe1-v2.0_pri, whole genome shotgun sequence genome:
- the LOC129047343 gene encoding protein FAM163A, whose amino-acid sequence MTAGTVVITGGILATVILLCIIAVLCYCRLQYYCCKRSGTEDADEEEEREHDLSTHPRGPSCNACSSQALDGRGSLAPLTSEPCSQPCGVAASHCTTCSPYSSPFYIRTADMVPNGGGGERLSFAPTYYKEGGPPSLKLAAPQSYPVTWPGSGCEAFTNPRAISTDV is encoded by the exons ATGACAGCGGGAACGGTTGTGATCACTGGCGGAATCCTAGCTACGGTGATCCTCCTCTGCATCATTGCCGTCCTGTGCTACTGCAGGCTCCAG TATTACTGCTGCAAGAGGAGCGGAACCGAGGATGCAGACGAGGAGGAGGAGCGGGAGCACGATCTTTCCACGCACCCCAGAGGCCCCAGCTGCAATGCCTGCAGCTCCCAAGCCCTGGACGGCAGAGGCAGCCTGGCGCCTCTCACCAGCGAGCCCTGCAGCCAGCCCTGCGGGGTGGCCGCAAGCCACTGCACTACCTGCTCCCCATACAGCTCCCCCTTTTACATACGGACGGCTGACATGGTGCCCAATGGGGGTGGAGGCGAGAGGCTCTCCTTTGCTCCCACATACTACAAAGAGGGGGGACCCCCATCCCTCAAATTGGCAGCACCCCAGAGTTACCCGGTGACCTGGCCAGGCTCTGGGTGTGAGGCCTTCACCAATCCAAGGGCTATTAGTACAGACGTGTAA